From Bacteroidota bacterium:
TTATGGCCAGCTTAACACGTTCCAAAACGAAGGGCAGTCGGAATGGGCCGAGATCCTGTGCGGTTTTTCGGGCCGGGCCATTTCGTATCTGAATCAGCCCGCCGAAGTGAACATATTCCTGTACAACTGGCGCTCCGGTGATCTGACGAACGTACTTCGGGACTACGAGCGCGCGGGGCTTTTCCATACCTACATCGCAGACCGGATCGGAGCGCTTTTGGCCGGGCAGATCACCCGCGGTCCGACGGGAAGGGCCGGTTATCAGGCCGCGCTCAACCAGGCTGGGCTGCTTTTTGAAGATCTGCTAGCGGAATTTCATGTGGCCAACTGGGTCAATGACCCCTCCATAGAAGCCCGCTGGGGCTATCGCACTCCCCAGCGAAGAGGCCTAAGGGCTACGACGCCGGCCGTGGAGCATCTGGGAAGCTCCGGGGTTTCCGCCTCCAGATCCGGGACGCTGCAATACGGGGGGGCTGAGTACGTGCGCTTCTTTGGCGTGAGCAACCTGCAACTCGCCCTCACCTTGGATGACGGCACGCGCGCTTTCGCTGTAACCCGCGCTCCGAGCGGCGCTGTGCGGGTGCATGCGCTCTCCAGCGGCCCGCACACGTTTACGGGCTCCTACGAGTCGGTCGTGCTGGTGGTGGCGAACGTCCGCCCCGTAGGACCTAGCGAAAACGCTCCCGGCCAGCGCACTTACCAGTATGCCGCCACCTGGCAGCCGCTTCAGGTGCGCGCCGAGGTGCTCTCCTACGCCGGCTCGGCCCAGTATTACACGGAGCTACCCGGTGATCCCCGAGATCCCAACAGGGCCGGCATCCTGGCCTACGCCTACCGCTTTACCCCCACGCTTACGGGCTATGTGGAACAGCTCCGCTTTCCTCTCAACGGTCGAGATTCGAGCCTGATGGGCTCAGGCAGGCTGCGGCTGGTGCTTACGACCTCTCGCCTGGCGCAGGGTACGGGAGCTCTTGAGGCTTGGGTGCCCGATCGAGGGGTCGATTCCCTCGAGGTGCCCTTTTCGAGCTTGCAGCGGGGCGTAGAGAACGTCATCTCGCTTGCGGGCCGCCCCTGGAGCGTGCAGGCCGGGCAGCATTACCACGTCGTGCTGCGTCTGGCCGAGGCCTCTTCGAATGCGCGACTAGAGTTTCTTCTAGATGGCGGCTCCACCAACCAAAGCGACCCGCGCTACTGGCCCCCGCGCACGCGCCTGTACGTGGTGCCTCCCACGGTAGCCTCGCCCGGCTGGTATCGCTATACGAACAGCAACAACCTGCTTATGAGCGTCCGCATAGTGGAGCGCATCCCGACGGCAATAGCCGAAGAGGCGCCCACACCGGATCGGCTTCTGCTGGAGGCCGTCTATCCCCATCCCGTAAACGGCCGGGCTTGGGTGCGCTACCAGACGCCTCGCGCAGGTCCGGTGCGCCTGGAGCTATACGATGTGCTGGGCCGCCGGGTGCGGGTGTTGCTGGAGACCACCACGCCGGCCGGCGCGCATGAGGTCAGTTTCTCGGCCGCGGGTCTGAGCGCGGGGCTGTATTGGCTTTTGCTTTCCGACGGCCAATCCCGACAGACCCGACCTGTTGTGGTGCTTCCGTAAAGCAGCCGGTCCATGTTTCAGAAGTCGGCCATCTCCGTTTCCTTCATGATCGAGCACCTGCGAGAGCGCATCCAGGTGCCGATCGAGCCGCTGAACACGGTGGACGCCTCTCAGCGCTGGGTTAAGGAGGCCGATCTCCATCGGCCCGGACTGGCTCTGGCGGGTTTTGTGGAGGTCTTCACGTGGTGGCGGGTGCAGATCCTGGGTAACACGGAGGTGGAATACCTGAACTACCTGGATCCGGAGGCCCGGCGTCGGGCTTTTTGGAACGTGATCCAATTCGAAGTGCCCTGCCTTATCCTCACGCACGGCAATCAGCTGGACTCTGAGCTCCTGAGCACGGCCACCGAGCGGGGCATCCCCGTGTACCGGACGCTTGTGCCCTCGACGCGTTTCATGTACCTGCTGCGGGATTTCCTGGATGATCAGTTCGCCCCGCAGCAGACCGTGCACGGGACCTTGGTGGACGTCTACGGGGTGGGGCTCCTGTTGACCGGCCCAAGCGGCATCGGCAAAAGCGAAGTGGCTCTGGATTTAGTTGAGCGCGGACATCGGCTTGTGGCCGACGATGTGGTCATCGTAACGCGCAAATCCGAAACGGTCCTCATAGGATCCGGTACGGACCTGGTCCAGCACTTCATGGAGATCCGCGGCTTAGGGGTGCTGGATATTCGGGCCATGTTCGGCATCCGGGCCATTCGATTTCAGAAGCGCATCGAGGTGGTAGTGGAGCTGGAGCTCTTTAATCCAGAAGCCGATTACACGCGTACGGGTCTAGAAGGCCATAAAACTACGATCCTGGACGTGGAGCTGCCGTGCGTGAAGCTGCCCATCGTGCCGGGCAAGAACGTGACCGTGATCTGCGAGGTTATCGCGCTCAATTATCTGCTCAAGCATTACGGCTACAACGCGGCCGAAGAATTTCGGCGCCGGCTCGAGGACCGGATCGGCCAGCGTCTCCGGGAAAAGCGCGAGGGCATTGAGCGCTCCGTTCAGTACTTTGAGCACGATTTCGAGTAACCTATCCGCGCTCCAGCCGAAATCGGCGCCGATGCCAAGGGCTGGGCCCGTGGCGGGCCAGCGCCGCGTAATGTTCAGCTGTGGGATAGCCCTTGTTGCGCCTCCATCCGTACTGAGGGTGTTGCCGATCTAGCTCGCACATGATCCGATCTCGCGTCACCTTGGCCACGATGGATGCGGCCATGATCGAGGGGCATAAGGCGTCCCCTCGGATGACGGTCTGATACGGGATCCAAAAGGACCGGAACACGGGCCCATCTACGAGCACCAGCTCCGGTTCCAAGCCCAGGGCCGCGATGGCCCGCTCCATAGCCCGCAGGCTGGCTCGCAGTATGTTGAGCCGATCGATCTCCGCCGGCTCCGCGATCCCCACGCCGATCGCGAGCGCGACCTGTTGGATCTGCGCGAAGAGCCGCTCGCGTTCTTCGGGCCGGCAAGCCTTAGAATCCTTAAGCCCCGAGATGGCCGGAGGGTCGGGCAACACCACGGCCGCGGCTACGACGGGACCCGCAAGACAACCCCGGCCGGCCTCATCTACCCCGGCTATGCGACGCAGTCCGCGGAGGCGCCAGTGCGTCTCCGGATCTAGCTGGGTGGATGCTTCCATGGGGTGGTGACCCAAGATACCCCAGCCGGAGGGCTATGGGCCAGTCCATCGGATCCGTTGACAGGGCCCCCCTCGAAGTCCATATTTTGCGCCACCATGGCGATCGGATACTTGCTGCGCGAAAGCATATCGGGGTTTCGGCGCGCGCGCCTGGCCGTCTGGGCCACGCTCATGACCATGAGCATGGCCCTGTTGCTGGTAGGGCTTTTTGCGCTCCTGGCCCACGACGTGCGCGCGCTCGTCGAGGGCCTCAAAGAGAAGGTTGAGTTAGAGGTCTTTTTGCGCGATCCGCCTGCCAAGCCCATAGACGTATGGGCGCGCGAGCTGCGTCAAAACCCCGCTGTTGAGGCGCTGGTCTACGTATCCAAGGACAGCGCAGCGGCCATCTTTCGCCGCGAATTTGGCAGCGAGGCCGAGCTGTTTATCGCCTACGATTTCCTGCCGGCTTCCTTTCGGCTTCGGCTTCGGCCCGCCTGGGCCAATCCCGACTCGGCTGCGGCCTTAGCCCGACGCCTGAGCGCCATGGAGGGGGTAGACGAGGTGGTCTATAACCAGGCCCTCTTGGCGCGCCTAGAGGAGAACGTGCGCCTTCTGGGCTGGATCGGGGCCGGCGTGGGTGCCTTGGTGCTGCTGGCCGCCATCGCGCTCATGGTCAACACGATCCGCCTGAAGGTCTACGCTAAACGGCTCATCATCCGCACGATGAAGCTTGTGGGCGCAACGGAGTGGTTTATCCGGATCCCCTTTGTGCTAGAGGGCTTCATGCTGGGGGCCATGGCCGGCCTGTTGGCCGGGGGGGTTCTGTTCGCGCTGCGGGAGATGCTGCTTGTCTCCTATCTGCCCGCTCTTCGGCTCTTGCCCTGGCCGGGCGGGCATCCGGCTGTCTTGTGGGGCGCGCTAGCCCTTTTCGGAGGGTTGGTGGGCATGAGCAGCGCCTCGCTTACAGCGAAACGCTTTATTCGTCGCACCCCTCTTTCGTAGTCCATGCGCCTCGGCATCGTGCTGCTTGCTTGCGTAGCACTCGGTTACGGGCAGATCGAGGCCAGCCCGAAATACGAGCGCCGGGCTGCCTGGATCGCCACCATGCTCAACTTAGATTGGCCTCGCAGCCTGGATCCAGCCCTGCAGCAGGCGCAACTGCGCCAGATTCTGGACCGCCTTCGCTTGGTGGGCATCAACACGGTCTTTTTTCAGGTGCGCGCGGAGGCCGACGCCTTCTATGCCTCTCGCTATGAGCCGTGGTCCTATTACCTAAGCGGACAACAAGGGCGCGCCCCTGAGCCGTACTACGACCCGCTGGCCTTTGCCATAGCCGAGGCGCATCGCCGCGGCATGCAACTGCACGCCTGGGTCAACCCGTTTCGGGCCGAGCGCGCGATCAATAGCTATCCCCTCGATGGGCACCACATCGCGCGGCGACGTCCTGACTGGACGCTGGCGATTCGAGGCACCCGCTGGCTGGATCCGGGCCTGCCGGAGGTGCGCACCTATGTGGTGCGCGTCATCACAGACATCGCGCGCCGCTACGACATCGACGGGGTGCACCTGGATGACTACTTCTACCCCTACCCGCCGCACGTCATCACCACGGAAGATGATCGGAGCTTCGCCCTGCACGCCCGAGGGCACACCGATCGGGCCGCCTGGAGGCGGGAGAACATCGCGCTATTTTTGGCCGAGCTGCGCGATAGCCTGCGCTCCGTTAAGCCCTGGCTGCCCTTAGGGATAAGCCCTTTCGGGATCTGGAAAAGCGGCGTGCCCGAGGGGATTGTGGGCTTAGACGCCTATCATGTGCTCTACGCCGATCCCCTCGACTGGCTCAAGCGCGGGCTCGTGGACTACCTGATTCCGCAGCTCTACTGGCCCGTCGGGGGGCCGCAGGACTTTGCGCGGCTAGCCCAGTGGTGGGCAGAGGTGAGCCGGCCCTATGGACGCCACCTCTACATCGGCCACGGCCTCTATCGGGGCGATCCGAACACCCACAACGGCCCGCTCCTGGAGCCCGAGGAGTTTCTGCGCCAGGTGACGCTGGTTCGGCTTCTTGCCGGGGCGCAGGGCAGCGCCTGGTTTCGGGCAAGCAACTTGGTCCATTACTCCCGTCAAGGCGCGGCCGAAGCGCTGCGCAGGGGGCCGTATCGGCTGCCCGCTTTAGCCCCCCCGATGCCCTGGCGCGATAGCCTCCCTCCTGAGGCCCCGCGCGCCTTGCATCTGGCATTCCCCTCAGGTCCAGGCGTTGTCCTAAATTGGGAAGAGCCCGCTTGTGCCCCCGATGGAGAAAAGGCCCGCTCGTACGCGGTCTATCGCTTTCGAGCTCGCGCCCCCGCCTCGGAAACCGATCTGCGCCCCGAAGCCCTCTTGGGCGTAACGGGGCAGCTGATGTGGCAAGACCTTCCTCCGCCGGCGGAGGAGCCCTACTATTACGTCGTCACGGCCCTAGATCGCGTCGGCCACGAAAGCCGGATGAGCCCCCCCGTGCCCGTCTGGATGCCCATACCCCTTGCCGCGGAGAGCCTGCTTCGGCCTTCTTCGGCCCCTGCGCCTCGGGTGCCGGGCCGCGTTTCGGTCGCGCTCAGCCGACCGCAGCAGGTGCGCGCGACGATTTACGATCCTCTGGGCCGACCCGTGCGGGTGCTCATCGAGGGAACCTGGTCGGCCGGAAGCCACGAGTGGCTCTGGGATGGCCGAGACGGGCGGGGCCAGCCTGTGCCTAATGGAACCTACGTCTGCATTCTACAGACCGGGGCCCGGCGATGGGCTCGCTTGATGGGGCTTTTCTGGTGAGCGCACCTCACCAGCCGGTGCCGTGCTTACCTGCTTTAAGCAAAGCGTAGAGTGATCATGGAAGGCAGTTGGTTGGGACCCACAAGCGCTTTTCTTTCCTCCGTGACCTGGGCTCTGGGAACAGCCGCCTACGGGCGCCTTATCCGACGTTACTCCGGATACGCCATCAACACAAGCCGGGCCCTTGTGGCGCTTCCGCTTTTCGCCCTCACGGTCCTCGCAGCAGGCGTTTGGACGGACTGGGGCAAGCTCGACGGGGGCCGTCTGGGATGGCTTGTTGTGAGCATGATCGCCTCCTACGGCCTAGGAGATGTGTTCTTCTTCTGGAGCACGCGCACGCTGGGGGTGCCAGGGGCCCTGGCGATCGCCTCCACGTATCCGATTTGGACGGCCCTGGGAGGATGGGCGCTCGGAGAGGCGCCGTTAAGCGGGCTTCAGTGGGCCGGACTGCTCCTCGTGGTCGGAGGTATGGGGCTTGTGATCCTCTATGGCCCCCAAGAGGTCTTCGAATCCGGTGGTCCGATCCCGCGCTTTGCCGGGCGCCGATCGGTCGGCCTGGGGCTGGCCTTCGCCGCCTCTCTGCTGTGGGCGCTCAACAACGTGGCTATCGACCAAGGCGGCACGGGCCTGTCGACGCCCGCTGTAAACACCGTGCGCATGCTCCTGGCGCTGGGGATTTGCCCCCTTATGGCGGCCTGGCTTATGCCCGGCACCCCCCGGGCGCTGCCCTTTACGGTTCTGCGTCGGTATTTTTGGGTGATGGCGCTTGAGGCCTACGGAGGGGCCACGTTTTTCGTCTACGGGCTGGTGCACGCACCCTTGGCCGTGGCCGCCACACTTTCCTCTCTGAGCCCTGTGCTCGCCGTGCCTATCGCCTGGATTATGGGCCTTGAGCGGCCCTCTTGGGGCCGAACGTTCGGGGTCGCGGCCGTAGCCGCGGGCCTAGGACTGCTGCTGAGCGCCTGATCGGGCCTCCCAGAGCTTGCGCAGCACGATGAGCTGTCCGGCGTGATGTTGGGCGTGCTCGACGAGGTGATGCAAAACAAACACGGCCTGCACGGCGATGCGCCGGCGGCCGACGTGCACAAGGCGTGCTAGATCGGCCTCCGCAAGACCCTGGTAAGCCGCGCGCAACTCCGCCCAGGCCTGCTCAAACTCGGCCCGAACCTCGGCGGAGCGCTGGCCGAGGGGCTCGAACTCCTCAGCCCCCACGGGCAATCCCTCAAGATCGGCCGGAAGGGGCCGGTCCAGCCCGTAGGCCAAAAGCCGACGCGAAGCGCGTGCGATATGCCGCAAGATGCCGCCGATCGGGTTTAACCCCGGCGCGGGCCTCCACCAAAAGCCCTCCTCTTCCAAATCCGCCGTCCAGCGCCGCACCGTCTCCTCGACCTCCTCTAGCCCCCGCAGCCAAGCCGACACCACGGGGGGCAAACCTGGTACGGGACCCCGTAAGAAGGGAGGGAGCATAACGCCTCCGCGCTTGTGATCCCCATTATTATGAGCCGCTTGCGGACGATCGCAAGTCTACAAAGCCTCCGAAGCGCTTAGGCCGAGCTGCGCCCGGAACCGCTCCGGATCCGTTGTGGGCTCCAGGCAGGTGAAGTTCCGGCACACGTAGGCCGTGGGTCGGCCTCCGAGCATGCGGCGCCCTCGCAAAAGGGGGATCACCTCAGCTTGGGTGTTCTCCCCCGGACCGTGGGCCAGCACCAGATCGGGCAGGTACGCCTGATCGACGATCTGGCGAAGGGGGGCCAGTTCCCCCGCAGGTCCGAGCAGAACGACCTCCCGCAACCCGTAAATGAGCGCATCCGAGACGCCCAGCAGGTGCCCAAAGGCGCCCGGATAGCGGCCCATGAGCTCGGCCACGGAGGCGGCCGTTTCGCGGGCGCGCTCTCGCCAAAGAGGCTCATCCCAGATCGCGGCAAGCCGACACAGGAGCTCGGCGGCCACGGAGGCGCCGGCCGGGGTGGCCTGATCTGTGCGCTCCCGCGGCCTTATAGGAAGGTGCGGATCGTGATCCGCCAAGGTATCGCAAAAGCCCCCCAGGGCCGTATCCCAGAATTCCGCGCAGAGGGCCTCGGCCAGGGTGCGGGCGCGTTCCAGCCACATCCGATCCCAGGTGGCCTCATATAGACTCAGGGCCGCAAGCCCCAGCCAGGCGTAGTCCTCCAAGAAGCCCAGCTCCAGGCGCTCCCCATGCGTCCAGGATCGATACACGCGCCCCCCCTGAACCAAGTGGGTCCACAGGAAGCGCCCGGCCTGCTGCGCCGCTTCAAGCCAATCGGGCCTACCCAGGGCGCGCCCGGCCTGGGCTAGGGCCAGCACGGCCATGCCGTTCCAGGAGGCCAAGATCTTCTCATCCCGTTCCGGGGCTCGACGCAGGGTGCGCGTCTCTAAAAGCGCTGTGCGGATGGTTTCGCGCTCGCGGGCCCAGGCGGAGGCCTCCAGACCCTGTAGGGCGGCGAACTCGGCCTCCGTAAAGGGGCGAAAGAGCACGTTGCGGCCCTCGAAGTTGCCCTCCCTAGAGACCCCGTAGTAGGCCGCCGCGCGCAGGGCGTGCGGACCCAAGACGGCGCGCAACTCCTCCAGCGTCCACGTATAGTATAGGCCCTCCTGGCCCTCGGAATCCGCGTCTTGAGCGCTAAAGAAGGCGCCCGCTTCATGCCGCATCTCGCGAAGCAGATACGTGAGGGTTTGCTCCAGCACCCACCGAAACTCGGGCTCTCGGGTAAGCTGCCAGGCCTCTAAATAGGTCCAGGCCAGAAGCGCGTTGTCGTAGAGCATTTTTTCAAAGTGCGGAATCCGCCAACGCGCGTCCACCGCGTACCGATGAAAGCCGCCGCCGAGCTGATCGTAAATGCCGCCATGGGCCATCTGAATGAGCGAAAAATGGACCATCTGTAAGGCCTCGGCCCTTTGCGCGCGCCAGCCGTAACGCAACAGAAACCGAAGCGTCATGGCCTGGGGAAACTTGGGGGCCCCGCCAAAGCCTCCATAGCGGGAATCAAACTGCCGGGCTAGCTCCGCATAGGACCGATCCAGAAGCCCGGGCGAAAGCTCACCTTTGGCCCACCGACGCGCAGCGGCCTCTAAATGCGCCAGAAGCGTCTGGGCCGCCTCCTGGATGGCCTCCCGACGCGTCCGCCAAGCCGTGGCCACCGCCTCCAGCACCTGTCGGAAAGCGGGTAGCCCAGCGCGCGGCTCTGGCGGGAAATAGGTGCCTCCGTAAAATGGGGCGCCCTCAGGGGTCAGGAAAACCGTTAGCGGCCACCCCCCATGACCCGTCATGGCCTGCACGGCCTGCATGTAGACCGCGTCCACATCTGGGCGCTCCTCCCGGTCGACCTTAACGCAGACGAAGTGCGCGTTCATGAGTGCGGCTATGGCCTCGTCTTCAAACGACTCCCGCTCCATTACATGACACCAGTGGCAGGAGGCGTAGCCGACGGAGAGCAAAATGGGCTTGTCCTCCCGCCGCGCCCGCTCGAAAGCCTCCTCCCCCCAGGGATACCAATCAACGGGGTTGTAAGCGTGCTGGCGCAGATACGGGCTTGCGCAGCGGATGAGCCGATTGGGTTGGGCAGAGGACATGCGCGCCTTTCGGGTTTGTTGTATTGACAATGAAAACCCACCAAAGCTCTGAAAGATCCCCGCGCCCGGGTTTGGGGGAAATGTCGATAAGTCGATAAAAAGATTATCAGGTTGCTTTATCGAGCAATGGACATTATATTGTTGTCCGAAGGCAATATGAGGAGGCAGAGCCTATGTCGGAGGAGTCCTTCTATCCGAAAGGCGCGCTCGCTTTTCTAGGGGCGCTGCTTGCGTTTTTCGCCCTCTTGTGGTTTGTGCTCTACTTCGAGATCCTAGCCAGGGGGTAAGAGGCCATGGACCGCGCCGAACGCCTGACTTTGGGGTTCAGTTTGGGCCTGTTAGGGCTTTTCTTCATAGCCGTCGTATACGCTTCGGCGGGCCGCAACGTCGGGGTGCCCACTTGCATTGTGGACCGGGAGCCTTTCGAGCGCGATACGCTCTTTGAGCGCCAGCCCGGGGTCTATGAGCTGCAGATGATCGCTCGGATGTGGGAGTTTCGTCCGGGGGAAATCCGGTTGCCCCCTGGTTCTACGGTGGATCTATACCTGACGTCGCTGGACGTGATCCACGGCTTTATGATCGAGGACGAGACGGCCAGCAAAGCCCACATGCGCCTTCCCGCGCTCATGGCCGTGGCGGTTCCCCGTTATACGGGCCAAAACGTAAACCTGATGGCCGTGCCCGGGGCGGTGACCTACGCGCGGGTGCGCTTCGACCGGCCGGGCCGCTACAAGATCGTCTGTCATGAGTACTGCGGCGACAACCACCATTTCATGAACGCCACGATTCTCGTCCAATAGGAGGGACGGCCATGCGCATGGTTTTAACGCGAAGCGAACGTCGGCTATTGCTCTTAGAGCTGCTTTATCCCCTCGTGTTGCTCGCCATGGGCGTCTATGGGGGGCTTATGCAGACCCTCATGCGCGCCGGGATCGTGCAACGGGATCCGTTCTTGGGCCCGAATTACTATCAGGGGCTCACCCTGCATGGGGTCTTCAACGCGATCGTCTTTACGACCTTCTTTGCTGTGGCCTTTGGAAATGCGCTCATACCCTATGCCCTGGGCAAACGCCTCAAGCTGCGTTGGGCTTGGCTGTCGGCCTTGCTCATGGTGTTGGGTTCTTTGATGGCGGCCGCGGCGATCTTCGCCGGGCGGGCCTCGGTGCTTTACACCTTTTATCCGCCGCTTAAGGCGCATCCGGCCTTTTACCTGGGCCTGACCTTGCTTGTGGTGGGATCCTGGGTGGCGTTTTTCAACTGGATTCCCCTGTATCTGGGGTGGCGTCGCGAAAACCCGGACCAGAAGACGCCCCTGGCCGTAGTGGGTATGCTCGCGACCTTTATCGTGTGGCTGATCGCCACTTCGGCTGTGGCCGTGGAGATCCTGTTTTTGCTGCTTCCATGGTCCTTGGGTTGGACGCAGGAGGTGAACGTGATGCTGGCCCGTACGCTTTTTTGGTTCTTCGGGCACCCGCTGGTCTATTTCTGGCTGCTTCCGGCCTATGTGATGTACTACACCATGCTGCCCAAGTTGGCCGGCGGGAAGCTGTACTCAGACGCGGCGGGTCGGCTTGTGTTTTTGCTCTTCATCGTTTTCTCCATTCCCGTCGGCACGCACCATCAGTACATGGACCCTGCAATCGGGGCCAATTGGAAGCTCTTGCACGCCTTTTTCACGTTCGCCGTGGCGCTTCCGAGCTTGATCACGGCCTTTAGCGTGGCCGCCTCGCTGGAGTACGCCGGGCGCTTGCGCGGGGCGCGCGGGCTTTTCGGCTGGCTCTGGAAGCAACCGTATTTCAGCCGCAAGCAGTGGCTCTTTAGCTACCTCATAGCGGGCCTGGTCATCTTCATCTTCGGGGGCATTTCGGGCATCATCAACGCCTCCTATGGCATGAATGCGGCCGTACACAATACCTCTTGGGTGCCTGGGCATTTTCACATGACCGTGGCCGGCCCCGTGCTGTTGGCCTTTTTGGGGATGAGCCTCTACCTGCTTGGCCAGGCCTCGGGTAAAGAGGTGCGTTTTACGGGCCTGGCTGTGGCCGCTCCGTGGACGTGGCTTGTGGGGGTTTTGCTTTTCTCCTTCGCCATGAGCCGTGGGGGCCTGTTGGGCATGCCGCGGCGCACGAACATGGGCGTAACGTACCTCAACCCCAGTAGCCCCTTTTACCGGGAGGACTGGGTCCTGTGGGCCGATATGGCCGTGGTGGGCGGGGTGATCATGACGCTGGCCTTTGTGCTGTATCTGATCAGCTTCCTTGGCACCCTCATGGCCCGGCCGGCGGCTGAACCCGCTTTGGTCTTTCCGCTGGCGGAGGCGTATCACGATGAACCGGTGCGGGCGCTAGCCAACTTCCGGCCCTGGATCGTAGCGGCTCTGATCCTGATCGTGATCGCCTACACGCCCGTGATCTGGGATGTGCTCCGCAGCACATACGAAAACGCCCCGCCATATTTGCCCGGTAGCCCACTACCGGTACAGCCTACTGGACGCTGATTGACGATGAGCCGCTTGCGATGGATAATCGGGTTTGCGCTCCTTGGAGCCTGCGCAAGGCCGGCTGTGGAAGCGGATCTGTCGCGCCGGCCCGTGCGACTCCTGGACCAGGATAGCCTCCCTGTGCGTCTGCCCGAGGCGCTAAACGGAGGGCCAGCCCTTTTGGGGTACATCTACACGCACTGTCCGGATATCTGCCCCATGATCACGGAGCGCATGATCCAGATCGCTCAGCGGATCCCGGATTCCGTGCGGATCCGTTATGTGCTGATCAGCCTGGATCCGGAGCGCGATCGCCCGTATAAACTCCGGCGATACGCCGAGCTCTACGGGTTGAGAGGGCCCGCCTGGTGGCTGCTAACCGGCTCAGAGGCCGAAATCCAGGCCCTTTTGGATCAGGTGGGCGTGCTCCGGCGCCGGGGCTGGACGCGCTTTGCCGAAAACGGGGAGCCGATTTACTTCATCGACCATACGGACCGCGTCAGCCTTCTGGACGCGAAGGGTCGCGTGCGGCGGCATTACGAGGGCACCCGGGCTGATCCGGAGCGCGTCCGGCGCGACGTGCTCTTTCTGTGGCGAGAGCAAAGGGAGCAGGCCTTATGATCCGACTAGCCCCCTTACTAACCTTTGCGGCGGTTTTGATGGCGCAGCAGGCGCATCGCCTGCATTTTCAGGATCCCTGGGCGCGGCCCGCTCCAAGCGGGGGCAATAGCGCCCTGTATGGGCGCCTGCACAACACGCAGGCTGCGGCCGATACCTTGCGTGCGGCATATGCGGAGGTGGCCGCGCGCGTGGAGCTGCATCGCACCGTGAGCGCGGCGGGCGGGATGCGGCGCATGGAGCCGGTGCCCTACATCGCGCTGCCGGCCGGCTCTACGGTGGAGCTCGTCCCAGGGGGGCTGCA
This genomic window contains:
- a CDS encoding thioredoxin domain-containing protein, with protein sequence MSSAQPNRLIRCASPYLRQHAYNPVDWYPWGEEAFERARREDKPILLSVGYASCHWCHVMERESFEDEAIAALMNAHFVCVKVDREERPDVDAVYMQAVQAMTGHGGWPLTVFLTPEGAPFYGGTYFPPEPRAGLPAFRQVLEAVATAWRTRREAIQEAAQTLLAHLEAAARRWAKGELSPGLLDRSYAELARQFDSRYGGFGGAPKFPQAMTLRFLLRYGWRAQRAEALQMVHFSLIQMAHGGIYDQLGGGFHRYAVDARWRIPHFEKMLYDNALLAWTYLEAWQLTREPEFRWVLEQTLTYLLREMRHEAGAFFSAQDADSEGQEGLYYTWTLEELRAVLGPHALRAAAYYGVSREGNFEGRNVLFRPFTEAEFAALQGLEASAWARERETIRTALLETRTLRRAPERDEKILASWNGMAVLALAQAGRALGRPDWLEAAQQAGRFLWTHLVQGGRVYRSWTHGERLELGFLEDYAWLGLAALSLYEATWDRMWLERARTLAEALCAEFWDTALGGFCDTLADHDPHLPIRPRERTDQATPAGASVAAELLCRLAAIWDEPLWRERARETAASVAELMGRYPGAFGHLLGVSDALIYGLREVVLLGPAGELAPLRQIVDQAYLPDLVLAHGPGENTQAEVIPLLRGRRMLGGRPTAYVCRNFTCLEPTTDPERFRAQLGLSASEAL
- a CDS encoding cytochrome c oxidase subunit 2A, whose protein sequence is MSEESFYPKGALAFLGALLAFFALLWFVLYFEILARG
- a CDS encoding cytochrome C oxidase subunit II yields the protein MDRAERLTLGFSLGLLGLFFIAVVYASAGRNVGVPTCIVDREPFERDTLFERQPGVYELQMIARMWEFRPGEIRLPPGSTVDLYLTSLDVIHGFMIEDETASKAHMRLPALMAVAVPRYTGQNVNLMAVPGAVTYARVRFDRPGRYKIVCHEYCGDNHHFMNATILVQ
- a CDS encoding cbb3-type cytochrome c oxidase subunit I, yielding MRMVLTRSERRLLLLELLYPLVLLAMGVYGGLMQTLMRAGIVQRDPFLGPNYYQGLTLHGVFNAIVFTTFFAVAFGNALIPYALGKRLKLRWAWLSALLMVLGSLMAAAAIFAGRASVLYTFYPPLKAHPAFYLGLTLLVVGSWVAFFNWIPLYLGWRRENPDQKTPLAVVGMLATFIVWLIATSAVAVEILFLLLPWSLGWTQEVNVMLARTLFWFFGHPLVYFWLLPAYVMYYTMLPKLAGGKLYSDAAGRLVFLLFIVFSIPVGTHHQYMDPAIGANWKLLHAFFTFAVALPSLITAFSVAASLEYAGRLRGARGLFGWLWKQPYFSRKQWLFSYLIAGLVIFIFGGISGIINASYGMNAAVHNTSWVPGHFHMTVAGPVLLAFLGMSLYLLGQASGKEVRFTGLAVAAPWTWLVGVLLFSFAMSRGGLLGMPRRTNMGVTYLNPSSPFYREDWVLWADMAVVGGVIMTLAFVLYLISFLGTLMARPAAEPALVFPLAEAYHDEPVRALANFRPWIVAALILIVIAYTPVIWDVLRSTYENAPPYLPGSPLPVQPTGR
- a CDS encoding SCO family protein; protein product: MSRLRWIIGFALLGACARPAVEADLSRRPVRLLDQDSLPVRLPEALNGGPALLGYIYTHCPDICPMITERMIQIAQRIPDSVRIRYVLISLDPERDRPYKLRRYAELYGLRGPAWWLLTGSEAEIQALLDQVGVLRRRGWTRFAENGEPIYFIDHTDRVSLLDAKGRVRRHYEGTRADPERVRRDVLFLWREQREQAL
- a CDS encoding copper chaperone PCu(A)C, with amino-acid sequence MIRLAPLLTFAAVLMAQQAHRLHFQDPWARPAPSGGNSALYGRLHNTQAAADTLRAAYAEVAARVELHRTVSAAGGMRRMEPVPYIALPAGSTVELVPGGLHVMLIGLKRALRAGDTVTVELEFARAGRVRLRAPVRALAPERAR